The sequence GCACCGGGCGTTTGACAAGGTCATGGCTGAGAGGCAAGAATATCAAGAGAGAAGCAAAGAAAAAAGTTTGTTATCTCACAAAGAAGCGACGTTGAGCGACGTGAACGACCTTCAAAGCCCGCCATGCGTCGAAACAAGAGACCGACCCAAGAACAGACTTGGATCAAACCTAAAAAAAGAGATCTCAAACgccacaaagaaaaaaaaaaagacagcTCCAAGCGAGGTAAAATTGATTTGCTTTCGATTAGGGAACATTTATTTGTGCATTTTGCTAATATACGATTAATTATGTCTTTTGCAGTTGAACATTTTAAACGGCGGATCAACGATTCAGTCAAGCTCCAGCCTTTACAATGCACCGGATATGAATTATCCTAGAGAGGATTATAcgagttttagtttttattaatataaatttcttTTCACCCATGAGCAAATTTCGGTTCACTGAAGTTATAAGAGGGTTAATTTCTCACTGTTGTTAGTGTTtaatgaatagtcactttttttttgttttcgatATTagcttttgtgaaattctttattcAAAAGTTACTTTTTTCTTTATTAAATAGTCAATTTATTGTGCTATGTCAGAAAGTTCAAGTGTTTCTGAAACTGAATACTGATAGAAACAATTTTTATAATTAGCTCTCTGCTATATTGATATATGCAATTTTTCGGTTCATCCAGTGTATTGATTTTGGTTCGCTGTGTTTTTTGGGGTTATTAATGTGTTGATAAATACACTGATTCCATTCACTATAAACCTAGAACAAGACAGCAGCCAGACAGTTCCAACaaatatataaattaacatcTCAGACCGACAGGACAAGGAGTAATCCATGTTGAATCAGATATAAATATTAACATTAGATATATATATTGATATTAAGattagatatatacattaacatttacATTAGTATTGACATTAACATTTACATTACTATtgacatcttttttttttaaagaagcattgtttgcttttttaaacaagttaaacaaaacaTTGTCCAGTTAATCATAATATATCCTATTTACTATCTAAATCCGCATATGAGAATTTACAAAAAGGGCTGGAGAGGGCAGCAGATGGCTTTGGGAGTCTTATTGCTTCAGATGCCCGAATCACTTAGTCTCTGAACACAGTAAatatcaagtgaatgaaaatcaAGAAGGCCACCGAACTGAACAAcatcatgtggtgaataaatcgtTATAAACtttcaatcatcaagaatagtatttctccatgcaaaagaagtcaaCTGAACAGAGTAACAACCAAGTTGAAATTTACATACACTATCTACTCACAtacactatccactgaactgaaTGAAAATATGAATAAATTTTGTTCAAAACCCTAGTTACactgtaaaaaattaaaaaagcaaTCAGAAtaacccctaaaccctgaacacactaaatatcaagtgaatgaaaatcaccaaacccaccgaaccgaacacaattcatgtggtgaataaatcttTATAAACtttcaatcatcaagaatagtatttctccatgcaaaagaagaACTGAACAGAGTAACAACCAAGTTCAAAGCCCTAGCTACACTATCTActgaactgaatgaaaataagaacaaatttcaTTCAAAACCATAGATatactgtaaaaatgcaatcagaataaccctaaaccctaaacacactaaatatcaagtgaatgaaaatcaCAAAGGCGACCGAACCGAACAacattcatgtggtgaataaatcgtTATGAACtttcaatcatcaagaatagtatttctccatgcaaaagaagaACTGAGCAGAGTAACAACCAAGttcaaagccctagttacactatccactaaactgaatgaaaataagaaaaaatttcaTTCAAAACCTTAGATatactgtaaaaatgcaatcaGAATACGTCGATGTACTAAACAAAACAAATCAATCCAGTAAACCTAAATTGCAACTAGGAGAAATGCTACATTGCAAGATTTCAAATGAACAGTAGTTTTTCTCATACTTTTGTCAGTCTCTGTTTCTGTTTTTGTTCGTTTTTGCTTGTTCCTTGCAAAATCTTCTCGTGATTCTTCTCCAGTAGTGGTTTTCGCAGAGAACGTGAGTgaagtttgagtgattttgagagagattcgaagagaaGGAGCGGTTTCGTGTTGAGAAAAAAGTAACGTTTTTTCATAATGAGCGCGAATTAAGTAACAAGGGGTTTCGGTCGCGTGTAATCACACTTCATGAATGCACGTGAGTGAATTTGGACTTAGGCCAACTTGGATACATGGATGTGTAGCATgtaggggtggcaaagcgggcCGGACCTAacgaaaagaagaataaaaacaaaaacaaaaaaaatgtttgaaaattctataattattaattttataatagtaatcactcttttatttaataaaaataaaaaaataaaaattttcggctcggcggaccggcccgccctgccccgccaaaacccgccaatttggcggtgcgagtttggcaaatttttttttaatttagcggGCTCCAAATCCTAGTCCGACCCACCATTTTTAGCGGATTTAGCGAGTCTGCCCGACGGGTTcaacccgttttgccacccctagtaGCATGACTGTAATATTAATTAGAAGGAAAAGTTAGTGGAGACTCTTGAATGAATAGAGacaattaaaaaagattttgaaattttaaaaaatttcaacaTAAAAAAATGCTTATATGACAATAGAATAATAGATGAGATGTTAACTCTTAGTTGTAATTCAATTTGTGTATCAACTTTTATATAGATAAAATAGATTTTATTTAGGTGAACGCAATACATTTGGAAAAAGGTAAGAGGGATAgcatttattaaatttaaaaaataaaataaagtacaaaagttatatcataaatcataaattctaaatttaaattattaatataaaatataataaataaaaaactaaaaattgtttAATTAACAAAAGTTATCACATTAGAGTTTTAAGAATGAGCTTTTTTATATGTATCTAAAAATGATAATACTTACAATAAAAACTTTATTGTTATATGCAAAGATTAGAAGATTATGTTATTGTTTGTAGATACATTAGTATTAGTATAATAATATTCAAAAGCATAACAAAATAAGAGCTTAACTAGTCTAAGCAATTTTCATCAGGCAGATAACTTAAGTTCTCaaaaagcttttttttttattttaatacaaaatacaaaatttcTTCATACATATAATGCATTGTACAGCTTTGGCAAGTCTTGCCATGATTTGCATATCTTTTTAATCCGAATCTATAATTTTACCACGACCTCTTCTCATGTACCTTCTAGGTTATACATATAACAAATAAGCAAGTAAAAAAAAGTTTTTGGGGGGTGGGGGTTTAGAATTATCGTGCCCTGCATCATTGGTTGGAGCTTATAATCAAGCTTTCGAACTTTGTACTTCTATATTCAATTGTATATTTGCATGTATTCATTCATTACTGCAAATACCAATAGGCACCCAACAGTTATGTTTCCTCGTACCAGGAGGCCTCGACGAGGAATGATGGTGCTCGAGGATAACTGAATTTGCCTCGTACTAAAAATGCACCCAAAAATACACCCCCTTCAGCACCAAATATGAAATTAGCCACCCCATTAAAAATGAGATTTAAATTGGTTCAAGCATCACTGTCTTCTTTATCCAAAGTAGCTGATAGATAGCTCAAGATGAAGCCGTCTATATCTCCCTCAAGGACAGAGTCAGGGTCTGAAACCTCATAATTAGTTCTAAGATCTTTCACCATTCGATAAGGCTGCAtcgtaaattaattaaaataaaaaaggttaTGCAATTGCTCATATCATCAAAACCTGACGGAAAAAAAAGAAGGGGAAGTATAGAATTTCAAACCATACATGGAGCACATAACTGCGTATCTGACTGCCCCAAGTTATGTCCGTGAGAGATTGTGTATGTTGTGAATTCAACTGAGCCTGGCGTGCCATCTCCAGTTGGTCTAATCTCGACTTGAGCACAGCCATCGCAGAAGCCTTATTCTGATGTTGGGATCTATTTCCAAATCACAAGCAAACACAAAATTAATGAATGCAGCACAATCTATGAATGACCTCCCCAAACCAACACAAAATGCCCAAATTTATTTCTTACCTTTCATTCTGACAAGTTGCAGTAATTCCTGTAGGAATATGAATTATTCTTATTGCACTTTCAGTTGTATTAGCATGCTGGCCACCGGGACCGCCAGAACGAAACCGTTCAATTCGAAGATCAGATTCATTAATTTGTACATGACTAGATCCATCACCAAGGATTGGAATCACAGCTACTGCAGCAAATGAAGTATGCCGGCGCTTATTACTGTCAAAAGGTGATATTCTCACAAGTCTGTGGACTCCTACTTCTGCTTTTGCATATCCAAATGCAAACTCACCATCTACTTTAATTGTAGCTCgctgaaaatgaaaaaaaagtaaTCTGAATTCATAAACTAGCAATTCTTCCCTTCAAAGAAAAGTCTAGTCTCTGGAAAAGTCCATGAGTACTGCAGACCTAAAATATGTTAAACTAAATCCTCATGAAAATCTTGCTTGAAACTTAAATGCTCATTATACAAGTACTTGAAAATCAGAAACCATAGCTACACAAAACACGTTGGTCCTGAATCCAAGATTCCAAGCACACAAGAAATCTGTAGAAAtgtaaaataacttaaaaaaggACTCAGGAAGGATGGTGAGAAGGAGAACCTTGATTCCTGCAATCTCACCAGGCATTTCATCTATTACAGTTACATTATATCCACGTCGGTGGGCCCATGATTTATACATCTGCATAACCATTGCAGCCCAGTCCATGCTCTCAGTACCCCCGGCCCCAGCCTGAACCTACATTAAATAATAAAACAAGCAGTTTCAATAGTTAAGCACAGCTTAATTTTACTGTTCTACTGATGTTGGACAAGGGAAAGGATACACGTTGCAGCAGATTCTTGTGCAGCATGCTAACACCAAGAGCCATAGTGACAACTGGGAACTTAAAAAGAATGcttttaaagatttgaaaaatataaaataatcaacAATACTAGCAATTTATGTTAATCCATTGTAACAACCTCgatgaagcaagaacaagaatcCTGCTCCCCAGCTAGCAGTGCCTCTAGCTCTTTTTCCTTTGCATTTTTTCTCATGTCACGCAAAGCTTTCAATGATTCCTGAAAAGGAAAAGAATTGTGAATGAAAATAAATTGACATCTAATATAAGAAAGGATTTAATTGACACTTCAAACATCAGAGAGTTTAGACTATCAATGCTTGTTTCAACTACAAATTTTATCTTAAAACATAAAGCTCACTGATCTATTTGAATTGTCTAGATAGATGCTCTTGCTCCTAACAACAAATAAACCCACCATGTCCAAATCAACTTGATTAATCAGTTGTATCGTTCTAAACTTGTTGACATACATTGTAAGCCTTATGAAACAGTGATACTCATAAAACCAATAACAAAAGAGTAACATGCCTAGGTGATGAGGAAGTGAGTGCCGCACGCACCGATTCCAATTCTGAGTCATTCTCATCACGAGCAAGCTTAATCATGTCAATATGCTCGAGTAACTCTTGCTCAAGCGCATTCACCTCTTTCACCTTTCCCATTAGGGTTCCATGCTCTCTGCTAATGTTACCAGCGTGCACAGGGTCATCCCAAAGATCTGCCTTATTCAGCTGCACAGATAACATATCCAACCTTACCTTCAATTTCTTCCACTGTCACAACACACCACACCACGGAATTATTAATCAGCAAGCAAGTAATTCTTGAAACAGAAGGACGTTGACGTAGGTACCTGTAAGCGGCGTTTGATGAGATGAATAGATTGCGCAACCGCAGAGGCATGGCTCTTCCAATCGCTTTCGTTATCGTCTAGAATGTTCCAATTGTTCGCGAGAATTCCCTCCACCGTGAGGCCATCGGAGGTTGAGCGTTGGGCGGCGGTGGCGGCGGCTTCAGAAGCGAAGAACCGACGGCATGTGGACTGGTGGTGTTGGCGATGCGAATAACCATAACCGTAGCAGTGATTTTCAGTTGAAAGGGAAGTTGAGCGAAAGCAAACGGTTTGAAAGAGGTTATCTGAGAAGTGGCGGCGATGGTTAATGGTTTGGGAAGAATCAAAGGAGTTAGGGAGAAACAAGTTAAAATTGTTGGAGCTCAATAAACGAGTCCTCAGTGATCTTCGTAGAAAAATGGACATGCTCAACGCTATTCTTATTCTATTCTCCTTCCTTTGAACTTCAACAACCAATGTACTCGATCCTATTCAAGAACACTGCTCCAACTTCAACTCACCAAAGAAGAATATGCTGCTGCttcgagttttttttttttgttatgtctTGGTAAATGGGCTTGACCCTGATTATAAATATGGGCTTTTCAAGCCcaatttgaagaaaaagaaataattcGGGTCCACGTAGGATTT is a genomic window of Arachis ipaensis cultivar K30076 chromosome B06, Araip1.1, whole genome shotgun sequence containing:
- the LOC107645949 gene encoding peptide chain release factor PrfB2, chloroplastic codes for the protein MSIFLRRSLRTRLLSSNNFNLFLPNSFDSSQTINHRRHFSDNLFQTVCFRSTSLSTENHCYGYGYSHRQHHQSTCRRFFASEAAATAAQRSTSDGLTVEGILANNWNILDDNESDWKSHASAVAQSIHLIKRRLQWKKLKVRLDMLSVQLNKADLWDDPVHAGNISREHGTLMGKVKEVNALEQELLEHIDMIKLARDENDSELESESLKALRDMRKNAKEKELEALLAGEQDSCSCFIEVQAGAGGTESMDWAAMVMQMYKSWAHRRGYNVTVIDEMPGEIAGIKRATIKVDGEFAFGYAKAEVGVHRLVRISPFDSNKRRHTSFAAVAVIPILGDGSSHVQINESDLRIERFRSGGPGGQHANTTESAIRIIHIPTGITATCQNERSQHQNKASAMAVLKSRLDQLEMARQAQLNSQHTQSLTDITWGSQIRSYVLHPYRMVKDLRTNYEVSDPDSVLEGDIDGFILSYLSATLDKEDSDA